The following proteins are encoded in a genomic region of Bernardetia sp. MNP-M8:
- a CDS encoding GAF domain-containing protein, with protein MQKRFSLSSLSGTIQFSYILIIIMLACTLLLVIWRGNSLFKEHEDLYKMRSMKYHASELRNSINYSFMLLQLYAQYDTVPNNEELYYRTALDVFDNAVVHFDSIQTLSKGEVETVLEIKPIMNQLNTKYDHLRKFSEKGDPLKNYLRIDMIGLIKTINKSIELLILDEKNKEIEAREVLNNKIIKNNYFAIPLFLIIIITTYFLGRRALKKVLEGLNLTHKYIHSLSIGQIPSSVIILPTEFGQTLTDIRKLTQGLEEVKDFAQEVGKRNFKKKIDIFPIDSELGEALHKMKLSLEEVAKTEYERNWQNQGVVEMGQVIRKHTENMQVLCDELLSNLVKYIDAQQGAIFLPSNQEKTLILRSAYAYGRKKFIEKEVRSDEGILGEVFQDAERIFMTDIPDNYTQISAGLGEAKPNSVLVVPLKAQEKVLGVLEIAAFNTLTEVEIRLVERTAEILAASISSVANAEKMKNLLEKSNYSAQQMSAQEEELRQNTEELMATREELERQLVEVKSQVEEKDHIFENSNQAFAFVDPSGRLLRINYSFAQLLEFNKEELLGNPISKFVPDLRGLNKHAKRDSEKVMYHVYKATTRNKKELSLLANVTRLELNKEIIFMIGMANIPSENELRQETKTTLIKQ; from the coding sequence ATGCAAAAACGCTTTTCACTCTCATCACTTTCAGGAACTATTCAATTTTCGTACATACTAATTATAATTATGTTAGCCTGTACTCTTTTGCTTGTCATTTGGAGAGGAAATTCTCTTTTTAAAGAGCATGAAGATTTGTATAAAATGCGAAGTATGAAATATCATGCTAGTGAGTTACGAAATTCTATCAATTATTCTTTTATGTTGTTGCAACTTTATGCACAATATGATACAGTTCCAAATAATGAGGAGTTGTATTATCGGACAGCTTTAGATGTTTTTGATAATGCAGTAGTTCATTTTGACTCTATCCAAACATTATCAAAAGGAGAAGTAGAAACAGTATTGGAAATCAAACCTATAATGAATCAGCTCAATACGAAGTATGATCACCTAAGAAAATTTTCAGAAAAAGGAGATCCTCTCAAAAATTATCTTCGGATAGATATGATAGGTTTAATCAAAACTATCAATAAGAGTATAGAACTACTAATTTTAGATGAAAAAAATAAAGAAATTGAAGCAAGAGAAGTTTTGAATAATAAAATTATAAAAAATAATTACTTTGCTATTCCTCTTTTTCTTATTATTATCATTACCACTTATTTTTTGGGTAGAAGAGCCTTAAAAAAGGTATTGGAAGGTTTAAACCTAACCCACAAATACATACATTCACTTTCAATAGGACAAATACCTTCTTCTGTTATTATACTCCCTACCGAATTTGGACAGACTTTAACTGACATTCGAAAACTGACACAAGGACTAGAAGAAGTAAAAGACTTTGCACAAGAGGTTGGAAAACGAAATTTTAAGAAGAAAATTGACATTTTTCCAATTGATTCAGAACTAGGCGAGGCCTTACATAAAATGAAACTTAGCTTGGAAGAAGTAGCCAAAACTGAATATGAAAGAAATTGGCAAAATCAAGGTGTTGTAGAAATGGGGCAAGTAATTCGAAAACACACTGAAAATATGCAGGTACTTTGTGATGAACTTCTTTCCAATTTAGTAAAATATATAGATGCACAACAAGGAGCAATATTTCTTCCTTCAAATCAAGAAAAAACATTAATCTTGCGTTCTGCTTATGCGTATGGAAGGAAAAAATTTATAGAGAAAGAAGTCAGAAGTGATGAAGGAATTTTAGGAGAAGTTTTTCAAGATGCAGAACGAATATTTATGACAGATATTCCAGATAATTATACTCAAATTAGTGCTGGTTTAGGAGAAGCAAAGCCAAATAGTGTATTGGTTGTGCCATTAAAAGCTCAAGAAAAAGTATTAGGGGTATTAGAAATAGCTGCTTTTAATACATTGACAGAAGTAGAAATTAGATTAGTTGAACGTACGGCTGAAATATTAGCTGCTTCTATTTCAAGTGTAGCAAATGCTGAAAAAATGAAAAATTTATTAGAAAAGAGTAATTATTCAGCACAACAAATGAGCGCACAAGAAGAAGAGCTTCGCCAAAACACAGAGGAACTAATGGCAACTCGTGAAGAGTTAGAGAGACAATTAGTAGAAGTGAAATCACAAGTAGAAGAAAAAGATCATATTTTTGAAAATAGTAATCAAGCATTTGCTTTTGTTGATCCTTCTGGAAGACTTTTAAGAATTAACTATTCTTTTGCACAACTTTTAGAGTTTAATAAAGAAGAATTGTTAGGAAATCCAATTAGTAAATTTGTGCCTGATTTGCGTGGACTTAATAAACATGCCAAAAGAGACAGTGAAAAAGTAATGTACCACGTCTATAAAGCGACTACAAGAAATAAAAAAGAACTTTCTCTTTTAGCAAATGTTACTCGTTTGGAATTGAATAAAGAAATTATATTTATGATTGGTATGGCAAATATTCCTTCTGAAAATGAGCTTCGACAAGAAACTAAAACTACCCTCATAAAACAGTAG
- a CDS encoding 7TM diverse intracellular signaling domain-containing protein encodes MQKLEYKFLFFIPLLSFLFFIGNSTLVFAQNDIYQHHTHQEGERIHLEFLENTQSKTSFDELTIYEIEKLTTYFVPIQSMYLNLGFEESAQWIRVKIPPHVENKIFYLELEYPLLDSVSLFYKDTISDSWHVKHSGDMLPFYQRDINYHNLIFKIPVSKDSVSYYFRVKTKGSLQVSVKLWNESNLFEEILGEQFIFGGLFGIFMVLAAYGFLIGSLLKTRSYLYYAMLVLSAALFLSVFNGYAFQYLWATAPDWGNQALPFSIGVLTVSALNFTQLFLLTRKHAPVLQKLMQFSSLIGGIVASIVFIGYYNLLTQIVVGNAVFAASLVLYTAVITRARGFAYSRFVVSGSYLFSIGILLAVLKSFGIVDTTFITKHGIELGTVFYLLLCAVSLNDRYTLQKNTKKEETEDTEQEYKK; translated from the coding sequence GTGCAAAAACTTGAATATAAATTTTTATTTTTTATTCCTCTCTTGTCTTTCTTATTTTTTATAGGAAATTCGACTCTTGTTTTTGCGCAAAATGATATTTATCAGCACCATACACATCAAGAAGGAGAACGAATTCATTTAGAGTTTTTAGAAAATACACAGTCAAAAACTAGCTTTGATGAGCTTACTATTTATGAAATAGAAAAACTAACTACTTATTTTGTTCCTATCCAATCTATGTATTTGAATCTTGGCTTTGAAGAAAGCGCACAATGGATTCGTGTCAAGATTCCTCCTCATGTAGAGAATAAAATTTTTTATTTAGAACTAGAATATCCATTATTAGATAGTGTTTCACTTTTTTATAAAGATACTATTTCTGATTCTTGGCATGTTAAACACAGTGGCGATATGTTGCCATTCTATCAAAGAGATATTAATTATCACAATCTAATTTTCAAGATTCCTGTTTCGAAGGATAGTGTTTCGTACTATTTTCGTGTCAAAACAAAAGGTAGTTTGCAAGTTTCGGTAAAGCTTTGGAATGAGAGTAATTTATTTGAGGAAATATTAGGTGAACAATTTATTTTTGGAGGTCTTTTTGGCATTTTTATGGTTTTGGCAGCTTATGGATTTCTGATTGGAAGCCTTCTCAAAACTCGTTCTTATTTATACTATGCTATGTTAGTGCTTTCAGCAGCTCTTTTTTTGTCTGTTTTTAATGGTTATGCATTTCAATATTTGTGGGCAACTGCACCTGATTGGGGAAATCAAGCTTTGCCTTTTAGCATTGGGGTTCTTACTGTTTCAGCACTTAATTTTACACAGCTTTTTCTACTTACACGAAAACATGCTCCTGTTTTACAGAAACTAATGCAATTTTCTTCTCTCATTGGGGGTATTGTAGCAAGTATTGTGTTTATAGGATATTATAATCTTCTTACTCAAATTGTAGTTGGCAATGCTGTTTTTGCTGCTAGTTTAGTTCTTTATACAGCTGTTATTACTCGTGCTAGAGGTTTTGCTTATTCTCGTTTTGTAGTTTCAGGTTCGTATCTTTTTTCTATTGGGATTTTACTTGCTGTTTTGAAATCTTTCGGAATTGTAGATACTACTTTTATTACTAAACACGGAATAGAACTCGGTACAGTTTTTTATCTTTTATTATGTGCTGTTTCCTTAAATGACCGTTATACACTTCAAAAAAATACTAAAAAGGAAGAGACAGAAGACACAGAACAAGAATATAAAAAATAG
- a CDS encoding ATP-binding cassette domain-containing protein produces MLDVSNLGLQFGKRVLFDEVNLKFTNGNCYGVIGANGAGKSTFLKIISGEIDPTRGSYSMQPGARMAVLKQNHFEYDEIPVLHTVLMGHRPLWDIMQAKDAIYQKPDFSEEDGNKAAELEAKFAEMDGWNAESDAANLLSGLGITEDKHYKLVNELDGTEKVRVLLAQALFGNPDVLLLDEPTNDLDIETVMWLEDFLANFKNTVIVVSHDRHFLDTVCTHIVDIDFAKIQMHTGNYTFWYESSQLALRQRNDRNKKAEDKKKELQEFIARFSANVAKSKQATSRKKMLEKLNIEDIQPSTRKYPAIIFDQEREAGDIILEIEKLSKTSADGDRLFHDINLSINKHDKVAVLSKNSLAVTAFFQVLMGELKADEGTVKWGVTITPTYLPNENHDYFTDNLNLVDWLRQYTKTEEERDETFVRGFLGRMLFSGEEALKSSNVLSGGEKVRCMLSRMMLQRGNALVLDEPTNHLDLESITAFNNGLKSFKGSVLFTSHDHEFTETVANRIIEITPNGLIDRMMTYDEYITDESIKELRKTMYQGVTAK; encoded by the coding sequence ATGTTAGATGTTTCAAATTTAGGCTTACAGTTTGGTAAGCGTGTTTTATTTGATGAAGTAAATTTAAAGTTCACAAATGGCAACTGTTATGGTGTCATTGGTGCAAATGGAGCAGGAAAATCAACTTTCTTGAAGATTATTTCTGGAGAAATTGACCCTACTCGTGGTAGCTATTCTATGCAACCAGGGGCACGTATGGCAGTTTTGAAACAGAATCACTTCGAATATGATGAGATTCCTGTTTTGCATACTGTTTTGATGGGACACCGTCCTTTGTGGGATATTATGCAAGCAAAAGATGCTATTTATCAAAAGCCTGATTTTTCAGAAGAAGATGGAAATAAAGCTGCTGAATTAGAAGCAAAATTTGCAGAAATGGATGGTTGGAATGCTGAAAGTGACGCAGCCAATCTTTTGAGTGGCTTAGGAATTACGGAAGATAAGCATTACAAATTAGTCAATGAACTTGACGGAACAGAAAAAGTACGTGTTCTTTTGGCGCAAGCTCTTTTTGGAAATCCTGATGTACTCTTACTAGATGAGCCTACCAACGACTTGGATATTGAAACAGTTATGTGGTTGGAAGATTTCCTAGCAAATTTCAAAAATACAGTTATTGTAGTTTCTCACGATAGACACTTTTTAGATACAGTTTGTACGCATATCGTTGATATTGATTTTGCAAAAATTCAAATGCACACAGGAAACTATACATTCTGGTACGAATCAAGTCAGCTTGCACTTCGTCAGAGAAATGATAGAAACAAGAAAGCAGAAGATAAAAAGAAAGAATTACAAGAGTTTATCGCTCGTTTTTCTGCCAATGTTGCCAAATCGAAACAAGCAACTAGCCGTAAGAAAATGTTGGAAAAACTCAATATTGAAGATATTCAGCCTTCTACACGTAAATATCCTGCAATTATTTTTGACCAAGAACGTGAAGCTGGAGATATTATCCTAGAAATAGAAAAGTTATCCAAAACTTCTGCTGATGGTGATCGTCTTTTTCACGACATCAATCTTTCTATCAACAAACATGATAAAGTAGCTGTTTTGTCAAAAAATAGTTTGGCTGTTACTGCATTTTTTCAAGTTTTGATGGGCGAACTAAAAGCTGATGAAGGAACTGTAAAATGGGGTGTAACCATTACACCAACTTATTTGCCAAATGAAAATCATGATTATTTTACAGATAATCTGAATCTTGTAGATTGGCTTCGTCAATATACAAAGACAGAAGAAGAAAGAGATGAAACTTTTGTACGTGGATTTTTGGGTAGAATGCTTTTCTCAGGAGAAGAAGCCTTAAAATCTTCAAATGTACTTTCAGGTGGTGAAAAAGTACGTTGTATGCTTTCAAGAATGATGTTACAGCGTGGAAATGCCTTGGTTTTAGATGAGCCTACCAACCACTTAGATTTGGAATCTATTACAGCTTTCAATAATGGTTTGAAGAGTTTTAAAGGAAGCGTTCTTTTTACTTCTCATGACCACGAGTTTACAGAAACTGTTGCTAATCGTATTATTGAAATTACTCCAAACGGACTCATTGACAGAATGATGACCTATGACGAATACATCACAGACGAATCTATAAAAGAACTTCGTAAGACTATGTATCAAGGTGTAACTGCAAAATAA
- the recO gene encoding DNA repair protein RecO, producing the protein MLEKTQGIVLGFTRYSETSIICRIFTKKFGLNSYIINGVRQKSKTSARKMALYQPLTILDLVIYYKENKGLLRISDSSIDHPFRSLPFEPKKSSIALFLTEILRKALQEEGANEELFNFLLKSMIFLDDVESEYENFHIQFLLKLIPFLGFGMDSAEAFFELEPPQFEVNKMTTDYVNALMKLEYSDYLPMNGKMRRMFLYWILAFYRNHLEDFGYIRSLTVLKEIFEED; encoded by the coding sequence ATGTTAGAAAAAACACAAGGAATCGTTTTAGGATTTACAAGATATAGCGAAACTTCTATCATTTGCCGAATATTCACCAAAAAATTCGGCTTAAATTCTTATATCATAAATGGAGTACGACAAAAAAGCAAAACAAGCGCACGAAAAATGGCTCTTTATCAACCTCTCACTATTTTAGATTTAGTAATTTATTACAAAGAAAATAAAGGATTATTGCGTATTTCAGATTCTTCCATTGATCATCCTTTTAGAAGCCTTCCCTTTGAACCAAAAAAATCTAGTATTGCTTTATTTTTGACAGAAATTCTTAGAAAAGCCTTACAAGAAGAAGGAGCAAACGAAGAACTGTTTAATTTTCTATTAAAAAGCATGATTTTTTTAGATGATGTAGAATCAGAATATGAAAATTTCCACATTCAATTTTTATTAAAATTAATTCCTTTTTTGGGTTTTGGAATGGATTCAGCAGAAGCATTTTTTGAATTAGAACCTCCTCAATTTGAAGTCAATAAAATGACAACTGATTATGTAAATGCACTTATGAAACTAGAATACAGCGATTATTTACCCATGAATGGAAAAATGCGTCGAATGTTCTTATATTGGATTTTGGCTTTTTACAGAAATCATTTAGAAGATTTTGGATATATTCGTTCGCTGACTGTTCTGAAAGAAATATTTGAAGAGGATTGA